GCAGCGCCGAGAAGCTCGAAGCGCTGTGCGACGAACTCCGCGAACGCGGGGCGGCGACGGCCACCCCGATCGCCGTGGACATGGACCGGCTCGTCGACTTCGCCACCGCGATCAAGGACCGCGTGGCCGGCGCGGGCGGAGTGCACATCTGCGTGCACAACACCGGAGGCCCGGCAGCAGGCCCCATCCTCGAGAAGAGCGAGGAGGACCTGGTGCACGTCTTCGGCCGGCACCAGATCACCGCGCACTTCCTCGTGCGCGCTCTGCTGCCCTTCATGCAGAAGGAGGGCTACGGTCGCTTCGTGAACGTGCTGTCGACGTCGGCGCGTGAGCCGATCGAGAACCTCGGACTGAGCAACGTCGTGCGCGCCGGCATGGTCGGTTGGGCGAAGACCGTCGCCCACGAACTTCCGCCCAACGTGACGATCAACAACGTGCTGCCCGGCTACACCGCCACCGAACGTCTGACCGAGCTCAAGGCCGCCCTGAGCGAACGCACCGGACGCAGCGAAGAGGAGATCGAACGGTCCTGGGTGGACACGATCCCCGAGGGACGGGTGGGCCGGCCGGAGGAGCTCGCCGCCGCCGTCCTGTTCCTGGTGTCGCCCCTGGCCAGTTACGTGCGCGGTCACAGTCTGCCCGTCGAGGGCGGCCGCCTGCGAGGGCTGTAGGCATGGACTACGACATCTTCTTCTCGATCAGCCAGACGCCGGTCGACGGCTACGTCCCCGACGAGGCGACGATGTT
The genomic region above belongs to Candidatus Krumholzibacteriia bacterium and contains:
- a CDS encoding SDR family oxidoreductase, whose protein sequence is MAVTIDLTGRRALVCGASSGLGRAIATALADAGAGVFVLARSAEKLEALCDELRERGAATATPIAVDMDRLVDFATAIKDRVAGAGGVHICVHNTGGPAAGPILEKSEEDLVHVFGRHQITAHFLVRALLPFMQKEGYGRFVNVLSTSAREPIENLGLSNVVRAGMVGWAKTVAHELPPNVTINNVLPGYTATERLTELKAALSERTGRSEEEIERSWVDTIPEGRVGRPEELAAAVLFLVSPLASYVRGHSLPVEGGRLRGL